Proteins encoded together in one Porites lutea chromosome 2, jaPorLute2.1, whole genome shotgun sequence window:
- the LOC140926858 gene encoding collagen triple helix repeat-containing protein 1-like: MMSQPCKIFIVIFGLVTLITHALDTTNQKSTSPCNGVPGIPGTPGIPGRDGRDGRDGAKGDQGMPGNTGPQGPPGPTGAEGARGEQGVPGPKGESGSSGMLAIRNWRECAWKNLDDNRDYGLIKDCVFYKNFSDTALRVSWTGAFRVYKCTSCCKRWYFTFNGAECSAPLAIDGIVYVWQGNTQDPHRVRHIEGHCNNIHKGRVRVGFWVGNCQHGVAGDASTGWQSVSRIFIEEVPKAQSLP; the protein is encoded by the exons ATGATGTCTCAACCTTGCAAAATATTCATCGTTATATTTGGGCTGGTTACCTTAATTACCCACGCCTTGGACACAACAAACCAG AAGTCAACATCCCCCTGTAATGGAGTACCCGGCATACCAGGTACACCTGGGATACCAGGCCGTGACGGACGGGATGGCCGTGACGGGGCGAAAGGTGACCAAGGAATGCCAGGAAATACTGGACCCCAGGGACCTCCTGGCCCTACTGGTGCAGAAGGTGCTAGAGGGGAGCAAGGTGTCCCCGGTCCTAAGGGGGAGTCTGGATCAAGTGGAATGCTGGCTATCAGGAACTGGAGAGAGTGTGCTTGGAAAAACTTGGATGATAACAGGGATTACGGTCTGATAAAG GACTGCGTCTTCTATAAAAACTTCTCTGATACTGCTCTTCGTGTTTCCTGGACCGGTGCCTTTAGAGTCTACAAGTGTACATCCTGTTGCAAACGCTGGTATTTCACTTTCAACGGCGCAGAGTGTTCAGCTCCCTTAGCCATTGACGGTATTGTGTACGTGTGGCAAGGCAACACTCAAGATCCTCACCGCGTTCGCCATATTGAGGGGCATTGTAACAACATTCACAAAGGAAGGGTACGCGTGGGATTCTGGGTTGGTAATTGTCAACATGGAGTCGCTGGTGATGCCTCCACGGGCTGGCAGTCTGTGTCCCGGATCTTCATTGAAGAAGTTCCTAAAGCTCAGAGTTTGCCTTAA